The proteins below come from a single uncultured Carboxylicivirga sp. genomic window:
- a CDS encoding 7-cyano-7-deazaguanine reductase has product MEEKVLTFKDIDSGILKSLPNPTGEAYEIKIKIPEFTFLGVKKQPDFADVFITFYPKKRIIELKSLKEYVYHLRNITVSYERLINVFYDHMMETYDPERIRITMVCNPRGGISSKLTIDSDWKVRGGKENFSDWKNNLEDNWSVTM; this is encoded by the coding sequence ATGGAAGAAAAAGTATTAACATTCAAAGATATTGATTCTGGTATTTTAAAATCGTTACCAAATCCAACTGGAGAAGCTTATGAAATTAAAATTAAAATTCCTGAATTTACATTTTTAGGTGTGAAGAAACAGCCAGATTTTGCTGATGTATTTATCACCTTTTATCCTAAAAAAAGGATAATTGAATTGAAATCTTTAAAGGAGTATGTTTACCATTTGCGTAATATTACTGTATCGTACGAAAGATTGATAAATGTGTTTTACGATCATATGATGGAGACATATGATCCGGAGCGTATTAGAATTACCATGGTATGTAATCCACGTGGAGGTATAAGTTCTAAGTTAACCATTGATTCGGATTGGAAAGTGCGAGGTGGTAAGGAAAACTTTAGCGATTGGAAAAATAATTTAGAAGATAATTGGTCGGTAACTATGTAA
- the rlmD gene encoding 23S rRNA (uracil(1939)-C(5))-methyltransferase RlmD, whose product MGRSRRNKPLLKQVEITDVAAEGKALCRIEDRVVFVQKAVPGDIVDVQVTKKRKSYYEGYPVHFHKYSDIRTEPICEHFGTCGGCKWQALPYEHQLKYKEREVLNNLQRIGKIELPESLPIKGSDKTDFYRNKLEYTFSNNRWLSPEEMNSDKENIQRNGVGFHIPGMFDKVIDVNKCHLQPDPSNQIRLEIKRYAFENDLTFFDLKKQEGFLRTLIIRTASTGEIMVILTLFHEDEENRIKLLEHIKNTFPEITSLQYVINSKANDTITDQEIVLFNGRDHIFEEMEGLQFKIGPKSFYQTNSEQAYELYKITRDFANINSNEIVYDLYTGTGTIANFVARQAKKVVGVEYVPEAIEDAIENSKLNEITNTVFFAGDMKDVLNFNFLEENGHPDVMIVDPPRAGMHADVVQTILNSAPDRIVYVSCNSATQARDINMLDIRYKVTKIQPVDMFPHTHHVENVVLMERR is encoded by the coding sequence GTGGGTAGATCAAGAAGAAACAAACCGCTGCTTAAACAAGTTGAAATAACTGATGTTGCAGCCGAAGGTAAAGCCTTATGCCGAATTGAAGACAGAGTAGTTTTTGTACAAAAAGCTGTTCCGGGCGACATTGTTGATGTTCAAGTAACCAAGAAACGTAAAAGTTATTACGAAGGTTATCCTGTACATTTTCATAAATATAGCGATATAAGAACAGAACCAATTTGCGAGCACTTTGGTACGTGCGGAGGTTGCAAATGGCAAGCTCTGCCATACGAGCATCAGCTAAAATACAAAGAACGCGAAGTATTAAACAACCTTCAGCGCATTGGCAAAATTGAATTACCTGAATCTTTGCCAATAAAAGGTTCTGATAAAACAGACTTTTATCGTAATAAGCTGGAATATACTTTTTCGAACAACCGTTGGTTATCGCCCGAAGAAATGAATTCTGATAAGGAAAATATTCAACGTAATGGTGTTGGTTTTCATATACCAGGAATGTTTGATAAAGTGATTGATGTCAATAAATGCCATTTACAACCCGATCCATCAAACCAAATTCGTTTGGAAATCAAAAGATATGCATTTGAAAACGACCTAACTTTCTTTGACTTAAAGAAGCAAGAAGGATTTCTGCGTACTTTAATTATTCGTACTGCATCAACAGGAGAGATTATGGTGATTCTTACTCTTTTTCATGAAGATGAGGAAAACAGAATTAAACTGTTAGAGCATATAAAAAATACATTTCCTGAAATTACATCATTACAATATGTAATTAATTCAAAAGCAAACGATACAATTACTGATCAGGAGATTGTATTATTTAATGGTCGCGATCATATTTTTGAAGAAATGGAAGGATTACAGTTTAAAATTGGTCCTAAATCATTTTATCAAACCAACTCAGAACAAGCCTACGAATTATATAAGATAACTCGCGATTTTGCTAACATCAACAGCAATGAAATCGTTTACGATCTATACACCGGAACCGGCACAATCGCCAACTTTGTTGCCCGTCAGGCTAAGAAGGTAGTGGGTGTTGAATATGTTCCAGAAGCTATCGAAGATGCAATTGAAAATTCAAAACTCAACGAAATTACCAATACCGTATTTTTCGCAGGAGATATGAAGGATGTATTAAACTTCAACTTTTTGGAAGAAAATGGTCATCCTGATGTAATGATCGTGGATCCACCAAGAGCTGGAATGCATGCAGATGTGGTTCAAACTATATTAAACTCAGCACCAGATCGCATTGTGTATGTAAGTTGTAACTCAGCAACCCAGGCACGAGATATTAATATGCTAGATATTCGATATAAAGTTACAAAGATTCAACCAGTAGATATGTTTCCACATACACATCATGTTGAAAACGTAGTATTAATGGAAAGAAGATAG
- a CDS encoding SDR family NAD(P)-dependent oxidoreductase — MKRNTPVAVITGPTSGIGKAFAQKLALQGYNLLLIARHEEKLNDLKIRLEQEYSVEIEGVVADLSLENDIDKVEKVIASSKRIDILINNAGFGVGGYFVEVPMQRQMDMVNVHLNSTIRFSRAAIPVMAKQQVKGNIINVASFSVFIDVPGSVMYSTTKSAVVHFSKTLQYEVSDYDIKIQALCPVFTPTSFHESIHKELAFLKNIPDFFWTPVSDVVNSSLRSLKSRKVICIPGQFNRLIYWFNKRPVFSSLIHKITMRLNNRDHAPEIADIKTEKQEEIEVCHEVG, encoded by the coding sequence ATGAAAAGAAATACGCCGGTAGCCGTTATCACAGGTCCTACAAGTGGGATAGGGAAAGCATTTGCGCAAAAGCTGGCGTTGCAAGGGTATAATCTTTTATTGATTGCCCGGCACGAAGAAAAGCTGAATGATCTGAAGATTCGTTTGGAGCAAGAATACTCTGTTGAAATAGAAGGAGTAGTTGCCGATTTGTCGCTGGAGAATGATATTGATAAAGTAGAAAAAGTTATTGCTTCATCAAAGAGGATTGATATTCTTATTAATAATGCAGGGTTTGGAGTTGGAGGGTATTTTGTAGAGGTGCCTATGCAAAGACAAATGGACATGGTAAATGTTCATTTAAATAGTACCATTCGGTTTAGTAGAGCTGCCATACCTGTAATGGCAAAACAACAAGTAAAAGGAAATATAATTAATGTAGCTTCTTTTTCGGTTTTTATTGATGTACCAGGTAGTGTGATGTATAGCACAACCAAATCAGCTGTTGTACATTTTTCAAAAACGCTGCAATATGAGGTGAGTGATTATGATATCAAAATTCAGGCTCTTTGCCCGGTTTTTACTCCAACATCGTTTCATGAATCTATCCATAAAGAATTAGCCTTTTTGAAAAATATTCCGGATTTTTTCTGGACTCCGGTAAGTGACGTTGTTAATAGTTCGTTACGCTCTTTAAAATCTCGAAAAGTAATTTGTATACCGGGGCAATTTAATCGCTTGATATATTGGTTTAACAAGCGTCCTGTATTTTCTTCTCTAATTCATAAAATAACAATGCGATTAAATAATCGGGATCATGCTCCTGAAATAGCAGATATAAAGACGGAAAAGCAAGAGGAAATTGAGGTGTGTCATGAAGTGGGTTAA
- the dnaB gene encoding replicative DNA helicase: MANKQQYNKNALIGSELGKLPPQVLDLEEAVLGALMLEKDAFVQISELLKPEHFYKEAHQFIYQAIMNLEAQEQPVDMLTVTQELKRLSKLEEVGGAFYVSQLTSKVASAAHIEFHARIIWQKFLQRRMIQISSELQTKAYDDAIDVNDLLEEAESTFFMLSQGSMKREAVQINPVIQEAIDRIKVAAERGDGLSGVASGFTALDRITSGWQGSALIIIAARPAMGKTAFVLSMTRQMALNHNIPVAIFSLEMSNVELVNRLVVSETELSADKIKKGNLAPYEWEQLDHKIQNLIDAPIFVDDTAGLSVFELRAKCRRLKKQHDIKCIIIDYLQLMNASGMSPGNRQEEVSIISRSLKGLAKELDVPVIALSQLNRGVESRAGNEGKRPQLSDLRESGAIEQDADMVCFIHRPEYYRITEDEQGNSLIGMAEIIIAKHRAGPTADVRLRFRSELARFQDVEEDMFDDGGGFGQEPTAQSLPSKMNSVGDEGASNLPDFPDMGAGFDKDMPF, from the coding sequence ATGGCCAATAAACAACAATATAATAAGAATGCGTTGATAGGTAGTGAGTTGGGTAAGTTGCCTCCTCAGGTTCTTGATCTTGAGGAAGCGGTGTTGGGAGCTCTTATGTTGGAAAAAGATGCCTTTGTTCAAATCTCGGAGTTGTTAAAGCCTGAGCATTTTTATAAAGAAGCCCATCAGTTTATTTATCAGGCTATAATGAATTTGGAGGCGCAAGAGCAGCCCGTTGATATGTTAACGGTGACTCAGGAGTTGAAGCGTCTTTCTAAATTAGAAGAAGTAGGTGGAGCATTTTATGTTTCTCAGTTAACAAGTAAAGTTGCGTCGGCTGCCCATATTGAATTTCATGCGCGTATTATATGGCAGAAGTTTTTGCAGCGTCGTATGATTCAGATTTCAAGTGAACTGCAAACAAAAGCATACGATGATGCAATTGATGTGAACGACTTGCTAGAAGAGGCTGAAAGTACCTTTTTTATGCTTTCACAAGGAAGTATGAAAAGAGAGGCTGTTCAGATCAATCCGGTTATTCAGGAGGCAATTGATCGTATTAAAGTTGCAGCGGAACGCGGTGACGGATTAAGTGGTGTGGCTTCTGGATTTACAGCTTTAGATCGTATTACATCCGGATGGCAAGGTTCAGCATTAATTATTATTGCAGCTCGTCCTGCCATGGGTAAAACAGCATTTGTACTATCCATGACAAGGCAAATGGCTTTGAATCATAATATTCCGGTTGCTATTTTCTCTCTCGAGATGTCGAACGTGGAATTGGTAAACCGTTTAGTAGTTTCCGAAACTGAATTGTCAGCTGATAAAATTAAAAAAGGTAATCTTGCCCCATATGAATGGGAACAGCTGGATCATAAAATCCAGAATTTGATTGATGCACCTATTTTTGTTGATGATACAGCTGGATTATCGGTTTTTGAACTTAGAGCTAAGTGTAGGAGATTAAAAAAACAGCACGATATTAAATGTATTATCATTGACTACCTTCAGTTGATGAATGCAAGTGGTATGAGTCCAGGTAATCGTCAGGAAGAGGTAAGTATTATTTCTCGTTCGTTAAAAGGCTTGGCCAAAGAGTTGGATGTTCCGGTAATCGCATTATCGCAGTTGAATCGTGGTGTTGAATCTCGTGCTGGTAATGAGGGTAAAAGACCTCAGTTATCCGATCTTCGTGAATCAGGAGCGATTGAACAGGATGCTGATATGGTGTGTTTTATTCACCGTCCGGAATATTACCGTATTACGGAAGATGAGCAGGGTAATTCACTCATCGGAATGGCTGAAATAATCATTGCTAAACACCGTGCCGGACCAACAGCTGATGTCCGTTTAAGATTCCGCTCAGAGCTTGCCCGATTTCAGGATGTTGAGGAAGATATGTTTGATGATGGTGGAGGTTTTGGTCAGGAACCTACAGCTCAAAGTCTACCTTCAAAAATGAATTCGGTAGGAGATGAAGGAGCATCAAATTTACCTGATTTTCCTGATATGGGAGCAGGTTTTGATAAGGATATGCCTTTTTAA
- the ispE gene encoding 4-(cytidine 5'-diphospho)-2-C-methyl-D-erythritol kinase, with amino-acid sequence MIQFPNAKINIGLNVVKKRPDGYHNLETVFYPIPLSDALEIIINTNLDNDYKLFNTGIEVDAPAENNICVKALQILKQTYDIPSIEIHLHKATPFGAGLGGGSADAAFMLNMLNSLFELNISKADLISIASQLGADVPFFIDNQPAYATGIGDMLSPITLDLSQYYLCLVKPNIHVSTPEAYAGINPQAADRSLQKDILLPVEDWKNCIKNDFETTVFQKYPEIESIKNRLYSNGALYAAMSGSGSSVFGLFKEEPSVKWDPSYFTWIGKMK; translated from the coding sequence ATGATACAATTTCCAAATGCTAAAATTAATATTGGTCTGAATGTAGTTAAAAAGAGACCTGATGGTTACCATAACCTCGAAACAGTATTCTATCCAATTCCCCTTAGCGATGCTCTTGAAATTATCATTAACACCAACTTAGATAACGATTACAAATTATTTAATACAGGTATTGAAGTTGATGCTCCGGCAGAAAACAATATTTGTGTAAAAGCACTTCAAATACTTAAACAAACATATGATATCCCCTCTATAGAAATTCATCTGCATAAAGCAACACCATTTGGGGCAGGATTAGGGGGAGGTTCTGCCGATGCTGCATTTATGCTAAACATGCTTAATTCCTTATTTGAATTAAACATTAGTAAGGCTGACTTAATATCAATAGCAAGTCAACTGGGAGCTGACGTTCCATTTTTTATAGATAATCAACCAGCCTATGCAACTGGCATTGGAGATATGTTATCACCTATAACTTTAGATTTGAGTCAGTACTATCTTTGTCTTGTAAAACCCAATATACATGTGAGCACTCCTGAGGCATATGCAGGGATTAATCCTCAAGCAGCTGATCGATCGTTACAAAAGGACATTTTACTTCCTGTTGAAGATTGGAAGAATTGTATTAAAAATGATTTTGAAACAACTGTATTTCAGAAATATCCAGAAATTGAAAGCATTAAAAACAGACTATATTCAAATGGAGCTCTTTATGCTGCTATGTCGGGCAGTGGATCATCCGTTTTTGGCTTATTTAAAGAAGAACCTTCAGTAAAGTGGGATCCATCATACTTTACCTGGATTGGTAAAATGAAATAA
- a CDS encoding biotin/lipoyl-containing protein, which produces MAKEKIEGLVDFAILSMKYRTKLTKKFENRIAYEDPNPNHVLSYIPGTIKEVFVKVGQEVKAGESMLILEAMKMRNQIAMPFDGRVKAIYVKEGDRIPKNHLMIEVEE; this is translated from the coding sequence ATGGCAAAAGAAAAAATAGAAGGATTGGTCGATTTTGCTATACTTAGTATGAAGTATAGAACAAAATTAACTAAGAAATTCGAAAATCGTATTGCATATGAAGATCCAAATCCAAACCATGTATTGTCTTATATTCCGGGAACAATCAAGGAAGTGTTTGTGAAAGTGGGTCAGGAAGTAAAAGCTGGAGAATCAATGTTGATTCTTGAAGCGATGAAAATGAGAAATCAGATTGCCATGCCTTTTGATGGAAGAGTAAAAGCCATTTATGTAAAGGAAGGCGACAGGATACCAAAAAATCACCTTATGATTGAGGTTGAAGAATAA